TTTTTGGTTTCTTTTATCTCTTTGTTCCGGTTGTTATTACAGAAGCAAAAAACCTGTCTTCGGTTAATTCTTCCGAATTATTGCTCAGATTATCAGCCCCGTTGGTAAAGTTTCAGGAGGATGGGGCCAGGTTACTGGGTATAACTGTTACCGGATTTTCGGCACAGGAGTTTCTGGCCAGTCAGCTTGGCAAAATATTGAATATGAGTACAGTATCCGGAATTTTTTCGTCTCTGACGGGCTTTATCGGAAATTCTGCCATTGCTGCCTTTTCTGTTACCTTCATTTCCTTCTTTTTCCTGAAAGAGGAAACCCTGGGAATCAATTACCTGTATGCAATGATACCGGAGCAGGTATTGCCTAAAGTACAGCGGGCAATGGAGTCCATCAGAAAACTTCTGTTACGCTATTTTGCCGGCTTGCTCCTGGAGGTGGTTTCCGTAAGCATTCTGGTAACGGTGGGGATGTTAATTGTGGGGCTTTCTCTCACCCAGGCTATGCTGATAGGCCTTTTTGCCGGGATATTGAATATGATTCCCTATATAGGTCCTCTGATTGGCATATGCTTTGGTCTGTTTATCGGTGCAGTCAGCCAGTTGCAGGTTCTTCCCCCGGAATCCCTTCCTCTTCATCTGTTCTGGATGCTGGTAGTTTTTCTTGCAGTTCAGCTGATTGACAATCTGGTGTTTCAGCCTCTGATTTATTCCGGAAGTGTTCATGCGCATCCGCTGGAGATTTTTCTCGTCATTCTGGCCGGTGCCACCGTTGCCGGGATTCCGGGAATGATCGCCGCCGTGCCCACCTATACCGTATTGCGTGTGCTGGCAGGTGAATTTCTTGCAGAGTTCAGAATTGTTAAAAAATTGACAGACAAACTATAACAGGGGTTAGGGTAAATTCCTATCTTTATGGCGCCGGATCAAGTATAACTTAATGCTGATAAATTGAAAAACGTATTTCGTTTTGTATTCAGTGCCATAGTTATCCTGCTTTCATCGCCGGCTTTCTGTCAGGTTGATTTTACAGCCTCACAGGTAAGGGGCTGTGATTCATTATCTGTCCGTTTTACACTTTTTACCTCGTTAACTTCTCCGAAAGTCCGGTGGAATTTCGGGAATGGGAAAGCCAGCCAGGAAATTAACCCTGCTCCTGTGCTGTATGAGAAACCAGGTGCCTATACAGTCACAGTTACGGTAAATGACACCATCATCAGAAGAAAAAACAAGTATATTCAGGTCAGGCCTTCTCCAATTGCCAACTTCCAGTATACTGACTCATCCACTCAGGGCAGCTATGTTTATTCGTTTCATTCACTGCAACAGCCTGTCGATACAGCATTGTATTTCTATCAGTGGAAATTTTCAGACCATAATAGTAGCGATACAACTTCCGATGTAGTTCATGTTTTTGATTCAACGGGAATTTACAGGGTTTTTTTAAAGGTAACCGACGATTTTGGTTGTACTGACAGCTCCATGCGCCTGATCAACGTGAGTGAAAGCCTGTATGTGCCCAACGTGTTTACCCCGAATGAAGACGGATTGAATGACCTGCTCGAAATTCCTGTCGGCGGAGAGGTTCTTTACCGTTTTGTCATTTTTACCCGTTATGGCCTGCTCATTTACAAAACCGAATCAAAATTTCCTTCATGGGACGGACGGAATGCTGCCGGAGTTAAAATGCCGGAGGGCATTTATTATTACATTATTGAATCGCTCGACCCGCAAAATACTCATCGTCAGACCGGTTTTGTTTACCTTCTGCGCTGAAATGCCAGGGCAAAAAAAGGAGTCTGGCAGAACCGAATGAATTCATCTGTGTTATTTTCTTGAGTTGTCAATAACTTTTCCTTATGCGATCCTGATTTGTTTTAATTTCATGCCGTATTAACGGCATGCTGGTTCGTGCTGAAAGTAAGTTGCAGGAATGCAGGAATCGTGTCCATGCCTGTTCAAAAGGTATATGCATCGAATGAGAAAAACAGTTTTTGCCGGTGTTTTGATGTTTCTGGCAATCTACAGCAGTCCGGGTCAGAATATGATAAACCGGCCGGCCATCAGGGAAATGCGGTGGAGCGGGAACTATGAGCTCTACATCTTCCTTTCGGATGATTCAACTATTGTGCTGAACACAAAGGATCTTCCCCATGCACAGAACCTCCTGGAGGGCAGTCATCAGGATCAGTTAACATTGCTGCCGGTTGGTCTGGATAACGGATATGTGCATTTTCTTCAGAAACAGGCCGGTGCCGGCATCCCATCTGATACGGCAGGAAAGAGCGCCCGTCCTGTAACACTCTGGAGTTCATTGCATGAGAGCCTCGGAGGCGGATATGTCCATTTTATTCGTTGCCTGCAGTATGCGCTCGAAACAGGTTACCTGGATCTGAAATCTCCCTTGATGAAAAGGCCTGAAACAAAATGGCGGCCACGTCCTGCTACGGAAACATGGAAACGTACCCGGAAATGGAAATACTATACCCCTGATAATCAAAAATATGCAATTAAGGAATACAGACTTCAGCAGCATGAGGGGAAAGCAGAAGTTCTTGCCGGAATTCCGGAGGAAATGATTTCAGCTTTTCTTAATACATCCGATAGGGATTATGAAAAAATGGAGCAAAAGAAAAACTTCCGAAAAAAGGCTGAAATTGATCTGAT
Above is a window of Bacteroidales bacterium DNA encoding:
- a CDS encoding AI-2E family transporter translates to MAWYFRTILLYVLLAGIVSLIGRPVVRFLQKPVYKNWHLPAFVAAAIYLLIVWALLFGFFYLFVPVVITEAKNLSSVNSSELLLRLSAPLVKFQEDGARLLGITVTGFSAQEFLASQLGKILNMSTVSGIFSSLTGFIGNSAIAAFSVTFISFFFLKEETLGINYLYAMIPEQVLPKVQRAMESIRKLLLRYFAGLLLEVVSVSILVTVGMLIVGLSLTQAMLIGLFAGILNMIPYIGPLIGICFGLFIGAVSQLQVLPPESLPLHLFWMLVVFLAVQLIDNLVFQPLIYSGSVHAHPLEIFLVILAGATVAGIPGMIAAVPTYTVLRVLAGEFLAEFRIVKKLTDKL
- a CDS encoding T9SS type B sorting domain-containing protein; its protein translation is MKNVFRFVFSAIVILLSSPAFCQVDFTASQVRGCDSLSVRFTLFTSLTSPKVRWNFGNGKASQEINPAPVLYEKPGAYTVTVTVNDTIIRRKNKYIQVRPSPIANFQYTDSSTQGSYVYSFHSLQQPVDTALYFYQWKFSDHNSSDTTSDVVHVFDSTGIYRVFLKVTDDFGCTDSSMRLINVSESLYVPNVFTPNEDGLNDLLEIPVGGEVLYRFVIFTRYGLLIYKTESKFPSWDGRNAAGVKMPEGIYYYIIESLDPQNTHRQTGFVYLLR